From the Streptomyces nigrescens genome, one window contains:
- a CDS encoding IS5 family transposase, with translation MLSRGDLTDKEWKVLEPLLPEGNNRYGRWRDHRQLIYGISHRLSNGCQWRKLPERFGPCQTVHKRHLLWSADGTWERLLRHVQAIADAAGDIDWDINVDSTSIRAHQHAAGARFAGG, from the coding sequence ATGCTCAGCAGGGGTGACCTGACCGACAAGGAATGGAAAGTGCTGGAGCCGCTGCTGCCCGAGGGTAATAACCGGTACGGCCGGTGGCGGGACCACCGGCAGCTGATCTATGGGATCAGTCACCGGCTCAGCAACGGCTGTCAGTGGCGCAAGCTGCCCGAACGCTTCGGCCCCTGCCAGACCGTCCACAAGCGGCACTTGCTGTGGTCGGCCGACGGGACCTGGGAGAGGCTGCTCAGACACGTCCAGGCCATAGCCGACGCCGCAGGCGATATCGACTGGGATATCAATGTCGACTCCACCTCGATTCGCGCCCACCAGCATGCCGCCGGGGCACGCTTCGCCGGCGGGTGA
- a CDS encoding Tn3 family transposase codes for MTAATNKVESFNRFSQRVGFGNQGVLADNDPIEQEKAMKFNALLTNAVIFHNALDIAEIVRQLLEEDWEIDPEDLAHISPYLTEHIRRFGEYSTHELGLQPEAYDPHLDVDFSPLRDDDPPAPDGYGQAA; via the coding sequence GTGACCGCGGCGACGAACAAGGTCGAGTCGTTCAACCGGTTCTCCCAGCGGGTCGGCTTCGGCAACCAGGGCGTCCTCGCCGACAACGACCCCATCGAGCAGGAGAAGGCGATGAAGTTCAACGCTCTGCTCACCAACGCGGTCATTTTTCACAACGCCCTGGACATCGCGGAGATCGTCCGCCAGCTCCTGGAGGAGGACTGGGAGATCGACCCGGAGGACCTGGCCCACATCTCGCCGTACCTGACCGAGCACATCCGCCGCTTCGGCGAGTACTCCACCCACGAACTCGGACTTCAACCCGAGGCGTACGACCCGCACCTGGACGTCGACTTCAGCCCGCTGCGCGACGACGACCCGCCAGCCCCGGACGGCTACGGCCAAGCGGCCTGA
- a CDS encoding cupin domain-containing protein → MTVAPIDLFASFIHLDQGGQVRAAQPVFDPERDGWQLMTFHVETGADVHADHWEVHSAADEVVSCLSGGIRLCFRPQQPGEKEEEIKLAAGTAVIVPRGRWHRIALDAPSDIMSVTLPRGSRLKKRSEA, encoded by the coding sequence ATGACCGTTGCCCCGATCGATCTCTTCGCCTCCTTCATCCACCTTGACCAAGGCGGCCAGGTGCGCGCCGCACAACCCGTGTTCGACCCCGAGCGGGACGGCTGGCAGTTGATGACCTTCCATGTGGAGACCGGCGCCGACGTCCACGCCGACCACTGGGAAGTCCACTCCGCCGCGGACGAAGTCGTGTCCTGCCTCAGCGGCGGGATACGTCTCTGCTTCCGCCCGCAGCAGCCGGGCGAGAAGGAGGAGGAGATCAAGCTGGCGGCGGGAACGGCGGTCATCGTCCCGCGCGGGCGATGGCACCGCATCGCACTGGACGCCCCCAGCGACATCATGTCCGTCACCCTTCCACGCGGCAGCCGCCTGAAGAAGCGGAGCGAAGCTTAG
- a CDS encoding serine hydrolase domain-containing protein yields the protein MKSPLDSAALNAALEDVHRAGLPGLFAEVRDGDQVWRGAAGVADVATGRPVTADMRHRVGSITKTFTAAAVLQQVESGQIGLDTPIGRYLPKLVPGERGDAITVRMLINHTSGLAEYLPYAYPSLKAFPVAADTRPQSLDDHRHTRFDPAELIEMGVTAPAVGTPGGTPGVYSNTNYLLLAQLLEEVSGTTAELCITRNVIEHAGLRDTGFPAGPYVEGPHSQLYEAWFGMIDPPRDYSVFDMSYAGPSASLISTVTDLNRFFGMLLAGEIVSPSSLAQMQRTVPVVSQEGKTIDYGLGLYPMEGPGQGIFWGHGGTVWGGGALAMTRADGKRQMAVAVNLQRWNGFDSSGKPQPHPIDDALAALYRVAMYR from the coding sequence GTGAAGAGCCCACTGGATTCCGCGGCGCTGAACGCAGCCCTCGAAGACGTCCACCGCGCCGGGCTACCGGGCCTGTTCGCCGAGGTGCGAGACGGTGACCAGGTCTGGCGCGGTGCCGCCGGGGTCGCCGATGTCGCCACCGGCCGTCCCGTCACCGCCGACATGCGGCACCGAGTCGGCAGCATCACCAAGACCTTCACCGCCGCAGCGGTCCTGCAACAGGTCGAGAGCGGTCAGATCGGTCTCGACACACCGATCGGCCGGTACCTTCCGAAGCTGGTTCCCGGGGAACGCGGTGACGCGATCACGGTCCGGATGCTGATCAACCACACCAGCGGCCTCGCCGAGTACCTCCCGTACGCCTACCCCTCCCTCAAGGCGTTCCCCGTCGCCGCGGATACCAGGCCGCAGAGCCTGGACGATCACCGGCATACGCGGTTCGACCCCGCCGAACTGATCGAGATGGGGGTCACCGCACCTGCCGTCGGCACCCCGGGCGGCACTCCGGGGGTGTACTCCAACACCAACTACCTGCTCCTCGCCCAACTCCTGGAAGAGGTGAGCGGCACAACGGCCGAGTTATGCATCACCCGGAACGTCATCGAGCACGCCGGGCTCCGGGACACCGGATTCCCCGCCGGCCCGTACGTCGAAGGCCCGCACTCGCAGCTCTACGAGGCATGGTTCGGCATGATCGACCCGCCGCGCGACTACAGCGTCTTCGACATGTCATACGCGGGCCCTTCTGCCTCGCTGATATCGACCGTCACCGACCTCAATCGCTTCTTCGGCATGCTGCTGGCCGGGGAGATCGTCAGTCCGTCGTCGCTGGCGCAGATGCAACGCACTGTCCCGGTCGTCTCCCAGGAGGGAAAGACGATCGACTACGGCCTCGGCCTGTACCCGATGGAGGGTCCCGGGCAGGGCATCTTCTGGGGCCATGGCGGCACGGTCTGGGGTGGTGGAGCGCTGGCCATGACCCGTGCCGACGGCAAGCGGCAGATGGCGGTCGCGGTGAACCTGCAGAGGTGGAACGGGTTCGACTCCTCCGGCAAGCCGCAGCCGCATCCCATCGACGACGCGCTTGCGGCGCTCTACCGCGTGGCGATGTACCGCTGA
- a CDS encoding TetR/AcrR family transcriptional regulator produces MTGRKRWSTEEILDVAVELLRTGDTESFSVRKLAATLGTDSSSLYRHFRSKTELLRAVADRILLASMDGYRPEGDWKQRITALALRVREAFGRQPQLAAVWGRYASGGAGSRLVVEEVLQALRASGLPDEEIPARYHRLAVLIAALIASEAGVSTITSEEYEQGMELFRVTVLGADPERFPALASFARDVRPLGVDRRAAFEEILAAHLAHIEAAICPS; encoded by the coding sequence ATGACAGGTCGAAAGCGTTGGTCGACCGAGGAAATCCTGGATGTAGCAGTGGAGTTGCTGCGCACAGGCGACACAGAGTCGTTCAGCGTGCGCAAGCTCGCCGCGACCCTTGGGACCGATTCCTCCAGCCTCTACCGGCACTTCCGCAGCAAGACGGAACTGCTGCGTGCGGTCGCCGACCGGATCCTCCTGGCTTCCATGGACGGCTACCGCCCCGAGGGCGACTGGAAGCAGCGCATCACCGCCCTGGCCCTGCGCGTGAGGGAGGCGTTCGGCCGGCAGCCCCAGCTCGCCGCGGTCTGGGGACGGTACGCGTCAGGCGGCGCCGGTTCCCGGCTGGTCGTGGAAGAGGTGCTGCAGGCCCTGCGTGCGTCGGGACTGCCCGACGAGGAGATCCCGGCGCGCTACCACCGGCTCGCGGTCCTCATCGCCGCGCTGATCGCCTCCGAGGCCGGAGTCAGCACCATCACTTCGGAAGAGTACGAACAGGGCATGGAGCTCTTCCGTGTCACGGTACTCGGCGCCGACCCCGAACGCTTCCCCGCCCTGGCCTCCTTCGCCCGCGACGTCCGCCCCCTGGGGGTGGATCGCCGCGCCGCGTTCGAAGAGATCCTCGCCGCCCACCTCGCCCACATCGAGGCCGCAATCTGCCCGAGCTAG